TGCGAAGATGGCTCCAAAAATTGAAAAGCTTTTTCTTTTTAACGACATGGTTAGTCCCCCAAATTTTGATTGCTAACAACAACAACTGCAGCCTATGGTGAAATAAAATTCTTGTCAAACAATCAGCCTGCCAAATCTCGTCTCGAACTGCGAGGGATGTGGGCTGCGAGTAGGGGGCTAGAAGTGATTTTTGGGAAATTTACGTGACATATCAAGGAACTGAACAGCAATATCCTATCCAATTGGGCAACTAAATGATGAAAGCCCACTGTCCGATCGGATAGTAGCCTTTCAGAGAATAGATTTCGTTTATTATTTTCTTTCAATTGCATGGCTATGCGTTTCATGCGCAAAAAATTCATTTCAAAAAATAGCCTACAGAAATTAAATATCTTTGGTCTGCCGACATTTGCTGCTTTCCTACAGCGCAGGCGTGGATACGGCCGGCATCGAGTTTCCTGACTCTCTGTCCTTGATGATTGCTCGGAACTAGATCTTGCATCTTGAGAGCAATTCACTTGCTTAATGGCGTGAAGCCGTACAATTTCGGTCCAGCCCATGGCGGAAATTACCGAATTTCTATCTTCTTGGAATGTCACCCATAAGAAGCGTTCGGGTTTAAATAGCTAGAATTATCTGGTCCATTTTCGGTACAAATGCGTTCATCTATTCTGGAAACCTAGCTACTTTCCAAGATTCTTTTGGGCTCGAATTTTTTTTGCTCGGCTCCTCTCTATGTCGCGTATATAGAAGTCTCTGAGCTGCCCATCTTTGATCTGGTCATACCCTTCTTCCTCAGCATGGCGACAGTATTCTTCGAAGTTCGCTAACCATGGTGAGTGTTCGACTTGCTCGAGATCATCAACCCTTTTGCTTACGTGATTAACAAGCCGGACACCCTGATATATAAGAAAAACGGCAACAACTAGCAGTGCCGCGGCCAACAGCAGGATGATAAATATTTTCAATTCACAGTTCCTTGAGTTTGTTTATTGATTTAATTTCTCCAAGTATACATTACAATTTAATGAAACGGTCACTTTTGTGCTTGAATTTAAGAACGCCATCTTGTTCGGTTTTTGCTGCGCACTAGACTAAGCGGCACGAGAGGTGAGGCAGTCGAATGGGCGGCACAGAATGCATCGGTCGATCCTCATTAAAGAATATCGTGAATCTGGATAATATGCTTAGGATTTATTGCACTAATATCACCATACAACCCCACGAGACCCTCTGGTGTAGTATTTACTAACATTTCCTGAGGGATTCCAGTGAATCGGCTACATTTGATGCGTAATTCTTTGAGTTATTGCAGCAAATATTTCGATAGGTGACCCGAGCAGGGCAATGTTCTCCAAGTTGTAGGGAGAGGGGCAAGTCCAGGCAGCCCTGCCATGTGTCTAGCACTGACACTCGTGCTGTGGTTGATCGCCTCTTGGGCTTCGCCAGCATGGTCGGGGGTGGGTCTCGAGTGAAGGGAGGAAGGCGATGCCGACGAACTCCTAGAGGCTGCTTCTAAGAAGTATGGGCGGGGGAGTATCGGACTCGGGTCAGCAGGCATCAAAGGTGGCCTCGACTGGTCCATGAAACGCGACATGCTCAGCGCCCGCTACATGGCTCACTGGGATGAACTGCCTATCGCTAAGGCCTCATAGGGGTGAGTGGATCATGGCAGCCGTATCAGCAGGGAGTGGCCCCCGCTGTCTCCGAGGTGGTGCAAGGCAAACGGTCAGAGTGTCTCTGTAGTGTTCTATTTTGGAGTGGCCAACCGTCCCCAAGAGGTTGGCCACTTCGCCATTTAACAGCCGTGAACAGTAGCCGGCTATCGGACAAGTTCCCCAAGGCGTGACCCGGTCAACTCTTGACAGTTATAGGAGCATCCAAACCGGGCGAGTGTCCTGGTTCCTTAGAAATGGGGAGTTGATGGATTGGCGCTTGCTTGCAATGGTTTGCTCTGTTGTCGGCTATTTCACGTCTTTCATATCGGCCACCTACGGGGAGCTCATCGTAGATTTGACCTATGAGGAAGATAAGGCGGCGGGGCGCACCGGAAGACGGCCCGGCAATCGAGACCACAGATAGTGCTCAATGGATCAGCCTAGCCAGGGGAGAAGGTGTGACCCTTGCCCTTGCTAATGGCTACACCATGCAGGGGCGGGTATCAGATGTCGCAATGGACGGTAGCGCCGTCTGGATCGACCTCGCCGAGGGCGGAGTTCGGCAAATGTTCTGCGCCGCCGATAACGTCACTATCACCTCGGCACCTGAGCTAACTCACTTATTCTCCCTGTCGTAAGATAAATTCTGGGAGCCCTGGCGTGTGCCCCGCTATGGCGCACGCCAGGGCTTTTTCATGCCCAATTAACTCCCCAAAAGCGAGGCAGAAAAGGCTAGCGCGCGGGGTGGCTCCTTCATATACTTTTCGAGAGGGCCCCACCAGAGCGCCCCCTTAGGTGCTTCACCCCTTTAACAAGATGAAGCTGGTGGGGCCTTTCTCATGCCCGGCGCTGTTTTCATGCGTGCCTAGTAGGGGTTGCACCATCACCTATGTGGAATTCCGGGACTACGCGGTCGGCTTCCAACAGATAAGCACAATTATCCCCGAGGTATACCGCCTAATCAGCGTGAGGGTACAACGCCCATGAGTTGACCGTTTCTGCGAGCTCTTGCTATTGACCTTTGGGTGTTGCAACCCAGCGGGAATCTCTGTGTACAGTCAAGCCAAAAAGGAGATACCTATGCCTGACTACATTGACACACTTATCCGAACGGTGATCGACGCGTCGGAGGCCTCGACGTGGAGCGACGCCGTTCTTGAATGGACGATTTACAACCTTGAAGAGGACCCGAGAGGGCAAGGCGTTTGCGTCTGTGGACATCCCCATTTGGTCCAGATGTTTACTATCAGGAATGTCCTCAACGGAAGGACCTTGCACCCGATTGGCAATGAATGTGTCAAGAAATTCGAACGCAAGGACCTCAAACTAGACGCGGCCCTCCTGGGTGACCTCTATAAACTTCGCAATGCCATCAACGAAGGGGAAGCTGAACTTACCTCCGCGTACTTTAGCCGCACCCTCCTTGCGGACCTCAATGCAAGGGGTGCCTTCACACCGGATGATTATAGCCAGGACGGTGGGTACAGCTTCATGGTGAATATGTTCAATAAGCGGAACAAGGACGAGCTCACGGGAAAGCAGCGGTTTAGAACCAAGAAATTGTTGGTGGGTAAAATCTTCCCGTTTGTGCGTGCAGACGAGCGCCTTCGATAGCACCACATCAGTGCCCGGACGCTGATTTCATGAGTTGAGTGGTTCCACCAGCTCGGGCCCGTCACCCTTGAGCGGTCCAACCTTGTAGAACTCCAAAGCCTCAGCGACGGGTGTAGCCGCGGCAACAGCAGCGTCCACCAACGTCTGGTCGCCGTCCTGGTCAGCGTCCAACCATTCATCCCAAAAACTCGGCGGCAAGGTCACCGGTGTGCGGTCATGGAGCTGGCTTACATCCCCGACCGCTGCGCGGGTCAGGATCGTGGCCGTCAATGTCCAGTAGTCCTCATGGTCCTCTGGCAGGGACTTGTCCGGCCACCAGGTATATAGTCCAGCGAAGGCCAGGATCTCGTCATTGGGGGAGTGGATCGCATACGGGGTTTTCGTCTTCCCTTCCGTCTTCCACTCAAAATAGGCGTCGGCCGGCAGGATTGCCCGCTTTCTCTTGACTGATCCGCGAAACGTGGCCTTCTCCGCCGCTGTCTCGGAACGGGCGTTGAAGGTGGCGAATTTCGTTTTCAATTCCTTGGAGTACGACGGGGTGAGCGACCACCGGCCAGCCTCAAGCCGGCGCACAGATTCATCCTCGCCCTTGGCCGACTCCAACACCACCGGGACCCTGTTCGTGGGTTTGATGTTCCATGCCGGTTCCGGCAGGTTGTCACCTGCCGCCATGACGTCGAACATGCTCACCAGGTCGCCCACTGTGTCGGGGTCATGTAAGTATTCGTTCTGCAGTAAGGGCAATAATGCTCTATCGAATATCTGGGTAGTTGTTCCGGGCCAGCCGGACCGTTGAGCCTATGTGTCAGCGGTGGACATTCTCACTCCGAATGGGTCTGCCAAACAGTTAGGTGTACTCGGCCATGTGGTTCGTGACATCGGGGTTTGATCAATTGGAGGCCCGCCGGGCTTTATGGAGCTGTCTATTGCTTCA
The genomic region above belongs to Arthrobacter alpinus and contains:
- a CDS encoding SOS response-associated peptidase; protein product: MFDVMAAGDNLPEPAWNIKPTNRVPVVLESAKGEDESVRRLEAGRWSLTPSYSKELKTKFATFNARSETAAEKATFRGSVKRKRAILPADAYFEWKTEGKTKTPYAIHSPNDEILAFAGLYTWWPDKSLPEDHEDYWTLTATILTRAAVGDVSQLHDRTPVTLPPSFWDEWLDADQDGDQTLVDAAVAAATPVAEALEFYKVGPLKGDGPELVEPLNS